Proteins from a single region of Argiope bruennichi chromosome 6, qqArgBrue1.1, whole genome shotgun sequence:
- the LOC129972833 gene encoding ubiquitin carboxyl-terminal hydrolase MINDY-2-like isoform X1, with translation MAASIEDQVKSVVSVDSEMSLGENVELPSTVNENADSLPNLTEPLILPSTSGDNIESSSIESPVKAKSSVIDDKNDSIYQIKWISRNGCKSPIITQNENGPCPLIAITNVLIMKGRITVPSLADFITTENLMAYLGDCILESIPKNIPEGTQLNFEQNMHDAMAVLPKLQTGLDVNVKFTGISDFEYTPECIIFDLLRIPLYHGWLIDPQMVDVMAAVGKCSYNQLVEKIINSKCSSDPERVTEALIAENFLEKTASQLTYHGLCELTSKLKEDELCVLFRNNHFSSLTKHKNCLYQLVTDQGFVNENAVWESLNNIEGDGQFVDADFIPVPPKASDLTLPSELSKEKQIDQDFLVALSLQEEQQKQQNSELEWEDYKKKKLGISNGLTDEELARRLQDEELKREQNHLQEQQQQQQQQQQLQQQGQPSQPSSPNSRNRSRDCIIL, from the exons atgGCTGCCTCCATTGAAGATCAAGTAAAAAGTGTTGTTTCAGTTGACTCAGAAATGTCTCTTGGAGAAAATGTAGAATTGCcttcaactgtaaatgaaaaTGCAGACTCTCTACCAAACTTAACTGAACCTCTAATACTTCCATCAACTTCTGGTGATAATATTGAAAGCAGTTCCATTGAGAGTCCTGTTAAGGCTAAAAGTTCTGTGATAGatgataaaaatgattcaatatatcaaataaaatggaTTTCGAGAAATGGATGCAAGAGTCCAATTATTACTCAG aaTGAAAATGGGCCATGCCCATTGATTGCCATAACAAATGTGTTGATCATGAAAGGCCGAATCACAGTTCCCTCATTGGCTGATTTTATTACAACAGAAAACCTCATGGCTTACTTGGGAGATTGTATACTAGAGAGCATTCCAAAG AATATTCCTGAAGGAACCCAACTGAACTTTGAACAGAATATGCATGATGCAATGGCAGTTCTGCCCAAGCTTCAGACTGGTCTTGATGTAAATGTTAAATTCACTGG AATCAGTGATTTTGAATATACTCCTGAGTGTATCATTTTCGACTTACTCAGGATACCTCTTTACCATGGATGGCTGATTGACCCTCAGATGGTTGATGTAATGGCAGCTGTTGGTAAATGCAGTTACAATCAATTAGttgagaaaataatcaattcaaagtGTTCATCGGACCCTGAAAGGGTCACCGAAG CTCTGATTGCTGAGAATTTCCTGGAGAAAACAGCTTCACAATTAACTTATCATGGCCTCTGTGAGCTGACCTCGAAACTCAAAGAAGATGAGCTTTGTGTCCTCTTCAGAAACAATCACTTCAGTTCTCTTACAAAGCACAAA AATTGTTTGTACCAGCTTGTTACTGATCAGGGTTTTGTAAATGAGAATGCAGTTTGGGAGTCACTGAATAACATAGAAGGAGATGGCCAGTTTGTAGATGCTGATTTTATACCTGTACCACCTAAAGCCTCAGATTTAACACTGCCTTCAGAATTGTCCAAAGAAAAGCAGATTGACCAAGA CTTTTTAGTTGCTCTTAGTTTGCAAGAAGAGCAACAAAAGCAACAAAACAGCGAGCTTGAATGGgaagattataaaaagaaaaaactagGAATTTCAAATGGCCTTACTGA TGAGGAGTTGGCTCGTCGACTTCAAGATGAAGAATTGAAGAGAGAGCAGAACCATTTGcaggaacaacaacaacaacagcagcagcaacaacaatTACAGCAACAAGGACAGCCATCTCAGCCCTCTTCTCCGAACAGTAGAAACAGGTCCAGGGAT
- the LOC129972833 gene encoding ubiquitin carboxyl-terminal hydrolase MINDY-1-like isoform X2, which yields MAASIEDQVKSVVSVDSEMSLGENVELPSTVNENADSLPNLTEPLILPSTSGDNIESSSIESPVKAKSSVIDDKNDSIYQIKWISRNGCKSPIITQNENGPCPLIAITNVLIMKGRITVPSLADFITTENLMAYLGDCILESIPKNIPEGTQLNFEQNMHDAMAVLPKLQTGLDVNVKFTGISDFEYTPECIIFDLLRIPLYHGWLIDPQMVDVMAAVGKCSYNQLVEKIINSKCSSDPERVTEALIAENFLEKTASQLTYHGLCELTSKLKEDELCVLFRNNHFSSLTKHKNCLYQLVTDQGFVNENAVWESLNNIEGDGQFVDADFIPVPPKASDLTLPSELSKEKQIDQDEELARRLQDEELKREQNHLQEQQQQQQQQQQLQQQGQPSQPSSPNSRNRSRDCIIL from the exons atgGCTGCCTCCATTGAAGATCAAGTAAAAAGTGTTGTTTCAGTTGACTCAGAAATGTCTCTTGGAGAAAATGTAGAATTGCcttcaactgtaaatgaaaaTGCAGACTCTCTACCAAACTTAACTGAACCTCTAATACTTCCATCAACTTCTGGTGATAATATTGAAAGCAGTTCCATTGAGAGTCCTGTTAAGGCTAAAAGTTCTGTGATAGatgataaaaatgattcaatatatcaaataaaatggaTTTCGAGAAATGGATGCAAGAGTCCAATTATTACTCAG aaTGAAAATGGGCCATGCCCATTGATTGCCATAACAAATGTGTTGATCATGAAAGGCCGAATCACAGTTCCCTCATTGGCTGATTTTATTACAACAGAAAACCTCATGGCTTACTTGGGAGATTGTATACTAGAGAGCATTCCAAAG AATATTCCTGAAGGAACCCAACTGAACTTTGAACAGAATATGCATGATGCAATGGCAGTTCTGCCCAAGCTTCAGACTGGTCTTGATGTAAATGTTAAATTCACTGG AATCAGTGATTTTGAATATACTCCTGAGTGTATCATTTTCGACTTACTCAGGATACCTCTTTACCATGGATGGCTGATTGACCCTCAGATGGTTGATGTAATGGCAGCTGTTGGTAAATGCAGTTACAATCAATTAGttgagaaaataatcaattcaaagtGTTCATCGGACCCTGAAAGGGTCACCGAAG CTCTGATTGCTGAGAATTTCCTGGAGAAAACAGCTTCACAATTAACTTATCATGGCCTCTGTGAGCTGACCTCGAAACTCAAAGAAGATGAGCTTTGTGTCCTCTTCAGAAACAATCACTTCAGTTCTCTTACAAAGCACAAA AATTGTTTGTACCAGCTTGTTACTGATCAGGGTTTTGTAAATGAGAATGCAGTTTGGGAGTCACTGAATAACATAGAAGGAGATGGCCAGTTTGTAGATGCTGATTTTATACCTGTACCACCTAAAGCCTCAGATTTAACACTGCCTTCAGAATTGTCCAAAGAAAAGCAGATTGACCAAGA TGAGGAGTTGGCTCGTCGACTTCAAGATGAAGAATTGAAGAGAGAGCAGAACCATTTGcaggaacaacaacaacaacagcagcagcaacaacaatTACAGCAACAAGGACAGCCATCTCAGCCCTCTTCTCCGAACAGTAGAAACAGGTCCAGGGAT